The nucleotide window TTGAAGAGCTCGGTGCCCTCGACCCACGGGCAGCCGATGGCGAGCGTCGGGCCGTCGGCGCAGTCCTCGGCCAGCTGCTTCACCGCTGCCATGCAGTCGAGCGTGAAGGCGTGCTTCATCGGCAGGTCCTGCGCGTTGTAGCCCGCGATGAACATCTCGGGCAGCGCCACCATGTCGGCGCCCGCAGCCTTGCCCTTTTCCCACGCGTCGCGCGCCTTCGCGGCATTGCCCGCGAGGTCTCCGAGCGTGGGGTTCAGCTGCGCAATGGTCAGGCGGAAACGGTCGGCCATGCCCATGTCCCTTTCAGTCACGTCCTCGGCCCGACATAGCAGAACCACGCCCGAGGGGAAGCGGCCCGCGGCAAAAGAGATTGTCAGTGCAGGGGCCCTTGTTTACCTTCCGGGCACAAGGAGAGGGCATCCGGCAGGGAACGAGCAATGAAACGCGCAGGCATGAAACTTGCCGCAGCCGCCATCTGTCTGGCCATCGCCGGCAACGTGGCGGCGCAGCAGGACGGCGAAGTCGTCACCAAGCAGTTCGATGACGGCGGGGTCTACGAGGGCACCTTCCGCGACGGCCTGCGACACGGCACCGGCACCTACCGGCTGCCGAACGGCTACGAATACACCGGCGACTGGGTCGAGGGCGAGATCAGCGGCGACGGCACCGCGCGCTATCCCAGCGGCGCGGTCTACGAGGGCGAGTTCGACAACGGCAAGCCCGAGGGCGTCGGCAAGCTCGTGCTGGCCGACGGCAGCGTCTACGAGGGCTCGTGGCAGGACGGCAAGATCACCGGCAAGGGTGTGATCCAGTATGCCAATGGCGCCCGCTACGAAGGTTCGTTCCGCAACGCGCTGCACCACGGGCGCGGCGTGATGACCACTCCCGACGGCTACCGCTACGAGGGCGACTGGGTGAACGGCGTCGAAGAGGGCAACGCCAAGATCACCTACCCCGACGGCTCGGTCTACGAGGGCCGCGTCGCCAACGGCAAGCGCTCGGGCGAGGGCACGCTGACCATGGCCGACGGGCTGGTCTACACCGGCATGTGGCGCGACGGCCAGCAGGACGGCACCGGCAAGCTCACGCTGCCCAACGGTGACATCTACGAGGGCGAGCTCGTCGACGGCCGGCGCGAGGGCCAGGGCAAGGAGACCTACGCCAGCGGCGACACCTACGAGGGCGAGTTCAACAACGACCAGCGGCAGGGCTACGGGGTCTTCACCGGGGCCGACGGCTACCGGCTCGAGGGCAACTGGGTGGCCGGCCAGATCGAGGGCGAGGGCCGCGTGGTCTATCCCGACGGGTCGGTCTACGAGGGCGAGATACGCGGCGATCTCGCCAACGGCGAGGGCAAGGACAACCTATCCCGACGGCGCCACCTACGAGGGCGACTGGGTCGATGGCGTCATCGAGGGCGAAGGCCGCGCGACCTATCCCAACGGCGTGATCTACGAAGGCGACTTCAGCAACGCCCGCTACAACGGCGAGGGCACGATCACCTACCCCGACGGCTACACCTACGAGGGCGACTGGAAGGACAACCAGCGCCACGGGTCCGGTACCGCGACCTACGCCGACGGGACGGTCTACACCGGCGACTTCCGCGAGGACCGTCGCCACGGGCAGGGCACCATCACCATGCCCGACGGCTTCCGCTACGAAGGCGGCTGGGTGAACGGCGTGTTCGAGGGCGAGGGCACCGCGACCTACGCCAACGGCGACGTCTACGAAGGAATGTTCAAGGATGGCAAACGCGAGGGGGAGGGAGTCCTGCGCTATGCCACCGGGGAGGAGGCCTCGGGCGAATGGGTCAACGGCGTATTGACGACGGCCACGCCGGTCGCGTCGGAGGAGGAGGCCGGGGAGGACGGCACCGTCTCCGAAGCGGGCACGGACGGCACGCAGGCGGAGGGCGAGCAGGCGGGCGGCAACTGAGCCGCCTGGCACGCGGGCTTCTCTGTCTCGCCTGCCTGTGCCTCGGTGCGGCGCTTCTGCGCCCGCTGCCGGCCGCCGCGCAGAACGGCGAGGACAACGCCGTGCGCATCGGCGTGCTGGCCTATCGCGGCTGGGACGAGGGGCAGGACGACTGGCAACCGCTCTCGCGCTACCTGACCGGAAAGCTCGACGGGAGACCGGTGCGCATGGTGCCGGTGACGCTGGGCTCGGCGGCGCTGCTGCTCGAGACCGGGGCGCTGGATTTTCTCGTCACCAATCCCGGCCACTACCTGACGCTTTCGCGAAGCTACCCGATGAGCGTGCTCGCGACCCGCGCGCGGCGGCTGTCCGACGGCAGCCGCGCCACGAGCTTCGGCAGCACGCTCTTCGCCCGGCGCGGCACCGGCCTGAACTCCTACAGCGACCTTTTGGGCGCACGGGTGGCCGCGGTCAGCCCGCGCGGCTTCGGTGGCTTCCAGACCGTCTGGTTCGAGGCCCGTGAGCAGGGCATCGACCTGCGCACCGCCCCGGCCGAGACCGTCTTTCTCGGCTTCCCGATGGACCGGGTCGTGATGGCCGTGCTTGCCGGCGAGGTCGACATCGGCATCGTGCGCAGCGGCCTGCTGGAAAGCCTCGGCGCCGCCGGGCGCATCGACATCGACGCGCTCGAGGTGCTCGACCCCGGCGCGAGCTACACCCACGCCGACCGGGTCAGCACGCGGCTCTATCCCGAATGGCCCTTCGTCGCGCTGGCACGGACCGATCCGGCGCTGACCAATGCCGTGGCGCTCGCGCTCCTGCAAAGCGCCGACAGCGGGCTGCGCGACATCTGGCGGGCGCCGGTCAGCTATCTTTCGGCACGACGGCTGCTCGACGTCTACGAGGCCGACACGGCGCCGCCGGGCGACACGGGCCCGGGCGCGGTGCCGACGGCGGCCTGGGTGACCATGGCCGCGTCGCTCGCCGGCATCGCGGCGCTGCTGCTGTGGCTGCGCGGTGCCCCCCCGGCGCCGGAGGCCGCGCCCGCGTCGGAGGCTTTGGCGGAGGACGAGGTGCAGCTCACCCGGCGGGAGCGGCAGATCCTGAAGCTCGTGAGCCGGGGCCTGTCGAGCAAGGAGATTGCCGCCGAACTGGGGGTGAGCCCCAAGACGGTCGAGTTCCACCGCTCGAACCTGCTGCGCAAGTTTCACGTGCGCAGCGCCGCGCAGCTGGTGAGCGTCGCGGCAGACCACCTGCGTCCAAGGGTCGGAAAGGGTCAGGCCTAGGGTTTTCCCGGGGCACTTCCACGCGGAAATCACGGGTATCGGCGGGCTGGTGACGCCCGCGCCCGGCATGTCACCCTCGTGGGACCGGGCCCCGGCCCGGCCATCAAGGGAGGAGAAGAACATGATCACACGCCGCATCTTTGCCGGGCTCTGCCTGGCCGCGCCGGCCGCAGCCGCGGCCCTCAAGGCGACGAAAGCCGCCGCCCAGGGCAGCGGATACGCGCCGCAAAAGGTGGTCTATCACATCAACTATCCCGGCGGCGAAGGCGACAAGGCCTATCGCGGTGCCATGCGCAACATCCAGAACCACATCAACGCCGTCGGTGCCGAAAACCTCGAGGTGAAGGTGGTTCTGCACGGCAACGGGGTCGACCTGCTTCAGCACGCCCAGGCCGACACCAAGCTGCAGACCAACGTCGGGTCTCTGAAATCCCAGAAGGTGCGCTTTCACGTCTGCAACAACACCCTCAGGGGCCGCGACATCGACTTCTCGAACGATCTTTACGACGTCTGGGACGACGACATCGTGCCTTCGGGCGTGGCGGAACTGTCGAAGCTGCAGATGGACGGCTTCACCTACATCAAGCCCTGATCGCCACATGGACGGTGCGGAGCGGCCCCCGTGTCGCCCCGCCCGTTCAGCAGCGCGGAACGCCCATGCCGATCAGCTCGGCACCGGTCAGGGTCAGGTAGCCCTGCGTCACGTGACGGGCCCGCGCGAGGAACCAGCGCGACAGGCGCGGCGGGTAGTAGCTGGCCATGCGCCGCGACCAGTAGTCGAACCGATCCGCGCGGATCGGGGCCGCGCGGTAGCTCGGGCCGTGAAATCCGAAGCGCGTTGCCGGGCTGACGCAGACGTCGCCCGCGCCGAGATAGAGCGTGCAGGCCGAGTGGCAGTATCGCCCGCGTATCTCGACCCGGTCGCCGCGAGCGCGGATCTGCGAAATCTCGTCGATGCGGGTTCGGAGCCGCCCGCCGGGATCGTCGCCGACGACATGCACGACGCCCCCGCCCCGCTCGTATTGCGGCGCCGCCCGCATCGGCAGGGCGGCCCCGAACAGCAGAATGGCGACCGCCAGCCCGTGAAAAAGGCACTTCGCAACAACAGACGATGACATGAACCCGAACCCTTTCCCGTGGCGCGGGCCACCCCGCTGCGCGGCAAGGAACGGGATTCGGTTTAAGGAGCGGTTGAGCGGCGATTTTGTCTCGATTTGT belongs to Salipiger profundus and includes:
- a CDS encoding DsrE family protein, with the protein product MITRRIFAGLCLAAPAAAAALKATKAAAQGSGYAPQKVVYHINYPGGEGDKAYRGAMRNIQNHINAVGAENLEVKVVLHGNGVDLLQHAQADTKLQTNVGSLKSQKVRFHVCNNTLRGRDIDFSNDLYDVWDDDIVPSGVAELSKLQMDGFTYIKP